The Pyrus communis chromosome 2, drPyrComm1.1, whole genome shotgun sequence genome includes a window with the following:
- the LOC137726448 gene encoding myb family transcription factor IPN2-like, which yields MFQHHHQHHKKPSTMNSHDRPMCVQGDSGLVLTTDPKPRLRWTVELHERFVDAVTQLGGPDKATPKTIMRVMGVKGLTLYHLKSHLQKFRLGKQPHKEFNDHSMKDHASPLDLQRNSASSPAIINRSMNEMQMEVQRRLHEQLEVQKHLQLRIEAQGKYMQSILEKACQTLAGENNMAAAAGSYKGNIGNQSVNPTDMGSLKDFNSPLNFPSFQDLNIYGGDHLDLQQNLDRPPLDHCFMPNNDNNICLGPKKRPSPYSGSGKSPLIWSDDLRLQDLGTAASCLGPQDDPFKSSDSIQIAPPSIERGSEIDSISDIYESKPMLQGDDKKFDSANKLERPSPRRAPLGSDRMNPMINTGVRQGRNSPFG from the exons aTGTTCCAACACCATCACCAACACCACAAGAAGCCATCAACTATGAATTCCCATGACAGACCCATGTGTGTCCAAGGGGACTCTGGCCTTGTTCTCACCACCGACCCTAAGCCTCGTCTGCGATGGACCGTCGAGCTTCATGAACGCTTTGTCGATGCTGTCACTCAGCTTGGAGGACCAGACA AGGCTACACCTAAAACTATCATGAGGGTTATGGGTGTGAAGGGTcttacactttaccacctcaaGAGCCACCTCCAG AAATTTAGGCTTGGAAAGCAACCTCACAAGGAATTCAATGACCATTCAATGAAGGATCATG CATCTCCACTGGATCTCCAACGAAATAGTGCATCTTCTCCTGCCATAATAAACCGCAGTATGAATGA GATGCAAATGGAGGTGCAGAGAAGACTGCATGAACAATTGGAG GTCCAAAAACACCTTCAATTGAGAATTGAGGCTCAGGGAAAGTACATGCAAAGCATATTAGAGAAGGCCTGCCAAACCCTTGCTGGTGAGAACAATATGGCAGCTGCAGCAGGAAGTTACAAGGGTAATATTGGAAACCAAAGTGTTAACCCTACTGACATGGGATCTTTGAAAGATTTCAATTCTCCTCTCAACTTTCCATCTTTTCAAGACCTTAACATCTATGGAGGAGATCACCTTGATCTTCAGCAAAACTTGGACAGGCCACCTCTTGATCATTGTTTCATGCCGAATAACGATAACAACATTTGCTTGGGACCAAAGAAAAGGCCTAGCCCTTATAGTGGTAGCGGCAAGAGCCCCTTGATTTGGTCTGATGATCTCCGGCTTCAAGACTTGGGAACAGCCGCATCATGTCTTGGGCCTCAGGATGATCCTTTCAAATCATCAGATTCAATTCAAATTGCTCCGCCATCTATCGAGAGAGGCTCAGAGATCGATTCTATTTCAGACATTTACGAATCCAAGCCAATGCTCCAAGGGGATGACAAGAAGTTTGATTCAGCAAATAAACTTGAAAGGCCTTCGCCACGGAGAGCACCACTAGGCTCAGACAGGATGAACCCCATGATCAACACCGGCGTTCGACAAGGAAGAAATTCACCATTCGGGTGA
- the LOC137725419 gene encoding ALA-interacting subunit 3-like, producing the protein MSSNTAPSSSGGAGSADATSTRRHSKRPKYSRFTQQELPACKPILTPRWVISAFMLVSIVFIPIGVASLFASRDVVEIIDRYETDCIPTTNRTDKVRFIQSPGPKKCNRTLKVSKRMKQPIYVYYQLDNFYQNHRRYVKSRSDQQLKSPKSESDVDACKPEDMANGLPIVPCGLIAWSLFNDTYSFSRNKQQLMVNKKDISWKSDREHKFGKNVFPKNFQNGSLKGGATLNTSKPLSEQEDLIVWMRTAALPTFRKLYGKIEVDLEENDTIEVILDNNYNTYSFNGKKKLVLSTTSWIGGRNDFLGIAYLTVGGLCFFLAMAFTVVYLVKPRQLGDPSYLSWNRNPGGH; encoded by the exons ATGAGTTCCAACACGGCGCCGTCAAGCTCAGGAGGCGCCGGATCTGCGGATGCAACGTCTACCAGGAGGCATTCGAAGCGACCCAAGT ATTCAAGGTTTACTCAGCAGGAACTTCCAGCGTGTAAGCCAATTCTCACGCCACGATGG GTGATCTCAGCATTCATGCTCGTAAGCATAGTATTCATTCCCATCGGAGTTGCTTCCCTTTTTGCTTCTCGAGAT GTTGTTGAAATTATTGATCGTTATGAAACTGATTGCATACCAACAACCAATAGAACTGATAAGGTCAGGTTTATACAAAGCCCTGGACCTAAAAAATGCAACAGAACTCTGAAG GTATCAAAGCGTATGAAGCAgcctatatatgtatattatcagCTTGACAATTTCTACCAGAATCATCGCAG ATATGTTAAGAGTCGAAGTGATCAACAGTTGAAATCTCCAAAGTCTGAGAGTGACGTAGATGCTTGTAAGCCTGAAGATATGGCAAATGGTCTACCTATTGTACCTTGTGGTCTTATTGCTTGGAGTTTGTTCAACGACACATATAGTTTCTCACGCAATAAACAGCAGTTGATGGTAAACAAGAAGGATATCTCTTGGAAGAGTGATAGGGAGCACAAGTTTGGCAAAAATGTCTTTCCAAAGAACTTTCAGAATGGATCTCTTAAAGGTGGCGCAACTCTCAATACATCCAAACCA TTAAGTGAGCAAGAGGACCTTATTGTTTGGATGAGAACTGCTGCACTACCAACATTTAGAAAGCTGTACGGGAAGATAGAGGTGGATCtggaagaaaatgatacgatagAAGTGATACTGGATAACAATTACAACACATACAGTTTTAATGGAAAAAAGAAGCTCGTGCTCTCGACCACCAGTTGGATTGGTGGCAGGAATGACTTCCTTGGCATTGCTTATCTCACTGTTGGAGGGTTATGCTTCTTTCTGGCCATGGCTTTCACAGTTGTGTATCTCGTTAAGCCAAG GCAACTTGGAGACCCATCGTATTTGTCTTGGAACAGAAATCCAGGAGGTCACTAA